The Chryseobacterium indicum genome includes a window with the following:
- the yidC gene encoding membrane protein insertase YidC, with amino-acid sequence MQQNNGLDKSQIISFAVLCLVLFGFMFYFQNKQSKEDAVKAQQQKTEQAKNAVKQTQATNINPNVTPGSIQTATLANNELKIEFNSLGGQVSKVELAKYKAYDHKTDNADLPLYLITKNNSNYGFQFKDKTGKIINTKDLVFAPVVNGNVATLTANYNGAIIQFVYSLNNNPKAELKDQYALDFKVRTQGLAKITSDNKADFIWDYSVRNLEKGRAQEQSHSEFSYAFNNYKDYDYDGRTTMTEDKETLNWIGVKQQFFASVIESKTGFTQSKGNQEAIEEGEYLKKLNYEGFVQMTGSELNQDFTWYFMPLDLPLLKTYDKNFDEILPLGWSFIGWMNRGFFIPIYNFIASWGLTAGWAIFLLTILVKLILSPIMYKQHKLSAMMRVIRPEIDEVNAKFKDADPMKKQQATMEVYRKAGVNQMAGCLPALVQIPIFYALFRFFPNFIDLRGKGFWFAKDLTAYDDLIKLPFKVPFLGDHLSIFALACTVVILIYTVMTSGNMQQPQQEGMPNMKVLMYIFPVTFLFFLNTSASGLSWYYFVSNAINILIILVIKYVILDEKKIHAQIQANKEKPKTEGKFQKRMREMMEKAQEQQKYQEQQKKKK; translated from the coding sequence ATGCAACAGAACAACGGACTCGATAAAAGTCAGATTATTAGTTTTGCGGTTTTATGCTTAGTTCTTTTTGGTTTCATGTTTTATTTCCAAAACAAGCAATCAAAGGAAGATGCAGTAAAAGCTCAGCAGCAGAAAACTGAACAGGCTAAAAATGCCGTAAAACAGACTCAGGCAACCAATATCAATCCAAATGTAACTCCCGGCTCAATTCAGACGGCAACGCTTGCAAACAATGAATTGAAAATTGAATTCAACAGTTTAGGAGGGCAGGTTTCTAAAGTGGAACTTGCAAAATACAAAGCATACGATCATAAAACGGATAATGCAGATCTTCCGCTTTACCTGATTACAAAAAACAACTCTAACTACGGTTTTCAGTTTAAAGACAAGACGGGGAAAATTATTAATACTAAAGATTTAGTTTTTGCTCCTGTTGTCAATGGAAATGTTGCAACCTTAACGGCGAATTACAATGGCGCAATTATTCAGTTTGTATATTCATTAAATAATAATCCAAAAGCAGAACTGAAAGATCAGTATGCTTTAGATTTTAAAGTAAGAACTCAGGGTCTTGCTAAAATTACTTCCGACAATAAGGCAGACTTCATTTGGGATTACAGCGTAAGAAACCTTGAGAAGGGTAGAGCGCAGGAACAGTCTCACTCCGAATTCTCATATGCTTTCAATAATTATAAAGACTATGATTATGATGGAAGAACAACGATGACTGAGGATAAAGAGACGCTTAACTGGATCGGGGTTAAACAGCAGTTTTTTGCTTCTGTGATTGAATCTAAAACAGGGTTTACCCAAAGTAAAGGAAATCAGGAAGCCATTGAAGAAGGAGAATATCTGAAAAAATTAAACTATGAAGGTTTTGTTCAGATGACAGGAAGTGAGCTGAATCAGGATTTCACATGGTATTTCATGCCTTTGGATTTACCATTATTAAAAACATATGATAAAAACTTTGATGAAATTCTTCCTTTAGGATGGTCTTTCATCGGATGGATGAACAGAGGGTTCTTTATTCCTATCTATAACTTTATCGCATCTTGGGGATTAACTGCAGGTTGGGCAATTTTTTTACTGACCATCTTGGTTAAATTAATCTTATCGCCGATTATGTACAAACAGCACAAATTAAGCGCGATGATGAGAGTAATCCGTCCGGAAATTGATGAGGTAAATGCTAAATTTAAGGATGCAGATCCGATGAAAAAGCAGCAGGCTACAATGGAGGTCTATCGAAAAGCCGGAGTTAATCAGATGGCGGGATGTTTGCCGGCGTTGGTGCAGATTCCTATTTTCTATGCATTATTCCGTTTCTTCCCGAATTTTATAGATTTAAGAGGTAAAGGATTCTGGTTTGCAAAAGATTTAACGGCTTATGATGATTTAATTAAATTGCCATTTAAAGTGCCTTTCTTGGGAGATCACTTAAGTATTTTTGCTTTGGCCTGTACTGTTGTGATTTTAATTTATACTGTAATGACTTCAGGAAATATGCAGCAGCCGCAACAGGAAGGAATGCCTAATATGAAGGTATTAATGTATATCTTCCCGGTTACCTTCTTATTCTTCCTGAATACTTCGGCATCCGGTCTTTCATGGTATTATTTTGTTTCGAATGCGATTAACATTTTAATTATATTAGTGATTAAATATGTAATTCTCGATGAAAAGAAAATCCATGCACAGATTCAGGCGAATAAAGAAAAGCCGAAAACAGAAGGGAAGTTCCAGAAGAGAATGAGAGAAATGATGGAGAAAGCTCAGGAGCAGCAAAAATACCAGGAGCAGCAGAAGAAAAAGAAATAA
- a CDS encoding ribonuclease HII yields MDLIKKWSIFYVEAGCDEVGRGCLSGPVVAAAVILDENFNQNLVNDSKKLNFKTRMDLDSYIKDNVKDYAIAELSPAFIDQHNILNASIHAMHQALDKLIIRPELILVDGNRFHPYNFIPHECIIKGDSKVLSIAAASILAKNYRDKLMIELHEEHPEYGWNTNFGYATKKHQEALIKFGPTKYHRQSFRLKYD; encoded by the coding sequence ATGGATTTAATAAAAAAATGGTCGATTTTTTATGTTGAGGCAGGTTGCGATGAAGTGGGTCGAGGCTGTTTATCCGGACCTGTGGTCGCTGCTGCAGTAATTTTAGATGAGAATTTTAACCAAAATTTGGTTAACGATTCTAAAAAGTTAAATTTTAAGACTAGAATGGATCTTGACAGCTATATCAAAGATAATGTAAAAGATTACGCAATTGCAGAACTTTCTCCCGCATTTATAGATCAGCACAATATATTGAATGCGAGTATCCATGCAATGCATCAGGCTTTGGATAAACTAATCATCAGACCGGAGCTGATTTTAGTAGACGGAAATAGATTTCATCCATACAATTTTATTCCTCATGAATGTATTATCAAAGGAGATTCTAAAGTCTTGTCTATTGCTGCTGCTTCTATTTTAGCAAAAAATTACAGAGACAAATTAATGATCGAACTTCATGAAGAGCATCCTGAATACGGTTGGAACACAAATTTTGGCTATGCTACTAAAAAACATCAGGAAGCGCTGATAAAATTCGGACCGACAAAATATCACAGGCAGTCTTTCAGGTTGAAATATGATTAA
- a CDS encoding SusC/RagA family TonB-linked outer membrane protein produces MKKLTTSILIVALTSPFVVIKAQKKSSDTLTRTQDITEVVMTGAMNKRVKLDAATSTAAVVSKEKLVQAGAPNAIAALASKVPGLTINKTNSSVDGTYDIKIRGTRTLTGSTSPLIVIDGVISSQTILQALPADVIESTTTLLGLQGAALYGSQGVNGAIIVTTKKGSGSKKPRITFNSNIEFDNVLFTPARQRQYGQGWYGDRIHVENGAWGPSFSDPKYAGQNVAIGVPFYDVDGDGVISINADGDVPTNDAASSIYAPYSPLKNNVKDFFQTGLNLNNTLTIQAGNEGAYAGLSINRQDREFIIADDKLKKTSVTLNGGFKLGKLSLDGSATYINRSVSTTTSDLYTNLLQTSVEIPITAFKNSPHPYGSNKYYQNPYWTMRNIRNNSKVDILNGTVSLGYKINDHISITNTGTAQITSTDVLNYNNGYVANQATPIINSSVAAITSSLAQSNSIVRYFYNDLMANLNYDLTSDINFKLNVGYNVQQNESKITSVSGTGIRIPGIYQYWNLTNLTIPYNLNNRRFVDNRYAYFANMDLSYKDYLFVNLTGRYENSSKLLHSDDNIASKPHYFYYSGGVSFMPLKAFNIESNTISRFVVKGSHSRVGNDPVAVYGIEDTVVLGTGYPFSATSPLSFVNNQTPTDTNIRPEIVTGEEISVGLGFFKNRLTLDASAYLQTTKDLITSQTTSSASGIRFTPVNIGDIRNKGMEVTLGATPIRSTDFSWDFSLAWSINRTKVIELANGQDEVNLSTGGNAGIYAIKGQEFPMLKATAYMRDEQGRIIINPDNGNPYITNNYVNFGRVTPNYTLMFNTNFKYKNFGLYAVLDYRNGGVLYSGAMQGMAFSGQLEQSASFDRTQGGYIIPNSVYMNSAGQYVANTSIKSGGTSYADLPDYYGGVYSRVGENFILSGTAFRVRELGVSYTLDTDTARSIGLSGLSFSVYARNPFYKFAKENKGYADPEASFTTGNISGITNSNQYPSTRTVGFTTTINF; encoded by the coding sequence ATGAAGAAATTAACAACCAGTATTTTGATTGTTGCTTTGACTTCTCCTTTTGTTGTCATAAAAGCACAAAAAAAATCTAGTGATACTCTAACTAGAACACAAGACATAACTGAAGTAGTTATGACGGGTGCAATGAATAAAAGAGTGAAATTGGATGCTGCTACTTCAACTGCAGCAGTGGTTAGTAAGGAAAAATTAGTACAGGCAGGTGCTCCAAACGCAATTGCTGCTTTAGCAAGTAAAGTTCCTGGATTAACAATTAATAAGACTAACAGTAGTGTTGATGGTACCTATGACATAAAAATTAGGGGTACAAGAACATTAACTGGTAGTACATCACCATTAATTGTTATTGATGGAGTTATATCTTCACAAACAATTCTACAGGCATTGCCTGCTGACGTAATTGAGTCTACTACGACTTTATTAGGTTTGCAAGGCGCAGCATTATATGGATCACAAGGAGTTAACGGGGCGATTATTGTTACAACAAAAAAAGGTAGTGGAAGTAAAAAGCCTAGAATTACCTTCAATAGTAACATAGAATTTGATAATGTGCTTTTTACTCCTGCAAGACAGAGACAGTATGGACAAGGATGGTATGGTGACAGAATTCACGTGGAGAATGGAGCTTGGGGACCGTCATTTAGTGATCCAAAATATGCGGGACAAAATGTAGCAATCGGTGTTCCCTTTTATGATGTTGATGGGGATGGTGTAATTTCTATTAATGCGGATGGAGATGTGCCTACAAATGATGCTGCATCTTCAATTTATGCTCCGTATTCTCCATTGAAAAATAACGTTAAAGACTTTTTTCAGACAGGATTGAACTTAAATAATACTTTGACTATTCAGGCCGGTAATGAAGGAGCATATGCAGGTTTATCCATTAACCGTCAAGATAGGGAGTTTATAATTGCTGATGATAAGTTGAAGAAAACGTCTGTAACTTTAAATGGTGGATTTAAGTTAGGGAAATTATCACTAGATGGATCAGCGACTTATATTAATAGATCAGTATCAACAACAACTTCTGATCTATATACAAATTTGCTTCAAACTTCAGTTGAAATTCCAATTACAGCTTTTAAAAATAGCCCTCATCCTTATGGATCGAATAAGTATTATCAGAATCCATATTGGACCATGCGAAATATAAGAAACAATTCTAAAGTTGATATTCTTAATGGTACTGTATCCTTAGGATATAAGATCAATGATCATATTTCCATTACAAATACTGGAACAGCACAAATAACGTCTACTGATGTATTGAACTATAATAATGGATACGTTGCTAATCAGGCAACTCCAATAATTAACTCTTCTGTAGCCGCTATTACATCGTCATTGGCGCAATCTAATTCTATTGTCCGTTATTTTTACAATGATTTAATGGCTAACTTAAATTATGATCTTACTAGTGATATTAATTTTAAATTAAACGTAGGATATAACGTTCAGCAAAATGAAAGTAAAATAACATCAGTAAGTGGTACTGGAATAAGAATACCTGGTATATATCAATATTGGAATCTTACTAATTTAACTATTCCATATAACTTAAATAATAGAAGATTTGTTGATAATCGATATGCGTATTTTGCAAATATGGATCTATCATACAAAGATTATTTATTTGTTAATTTGACTGGTAGATATGAAAATTCTTCTAAATTACTTCACTCAGATGACAATATTGCAAGTAAACCTCACTATTTCTACTATTCCGGGGGTGTTTCATTCATGCCTTTGAAAGCTTTTAATATAGAAAGTAACACAATCAGTAGATTTGTTGTAAAAGGTTCTCATTCTAGAGTAGGTAATGACCCTGTAGCTGTTTATGGTATTGAAGATACCGTTGTTTTAGGAACAGGTTATCCTTTTAGTGCTACAAGTCCTTTAAGTTTTGTTAATAATCAAACACCAACAGATACAAATATTAGACCTGAAATAGTTACAGGAGAAGAAATCAGTGTTGGTTTAGGATTCTTTAAAAATAGACTTACATTAGATGCAAGTGCATATCTTCAGACTACCAAAGATCTAATCACAAGTCAAACAACATCTTCCGCTTCAGGAATTAGATTTACTCCTGTTAATATTGGTGATATCAGAAACAAAGGTATGGAAGTGACTTTAGGAGCGACGCCAATCAGAAGTACAGATTTTTCTTGGGACTTTAGTTTAGCTTGGTCTATTAACAGAACGAAAGTAATAGAACTAGCAAATGGGCAGGATGAAGTGAACCTTTCTACTGGTGGTAACGCAGGAATATACGCCATTAAAGGTCAGGAATTCCCAATGTTGAAAGCAACGGCTTACATGAGAGACGAACAAGGTAGAATTATTATAAATCCGGATAATGGAAATCCTTATATTACAAATAATTATGTTAACTTTGGTAGAGTGACACCAAATTATACATTAATGTTTAACACAAACTTCAAGTATAAAAACTTTGGACTGTATGCTGTATTAGACTATAGAAATGGAGGAGTTCTATATTCAGGAGCTATGCAGGGAATGGCATTTAGTGGTCAGTTAGAGCAATCAGCTTCTTTTGACAGAACACAAGGAGGTTATATTATCCCAAATTCCGTATACATGAATTCAGCAGGGCAATATGTTGCAAATACCTCAATCAAATCTGGAGGTACAAGCTATGCTGATTTACCAGATTATTATGGTGGAGTATATTCTAGAGTTGGAGAAAACTTTATTTTAAGTGGTACGGCTTTTAGAGTGAGAGAATTAGGTGTTTCTTATACATTAGATACTGATACGGCAAGATCTATCGGATTATCTGGGCTAAGTTTCAGTGTATATGCAAGAAATCCATTCTACAAATTTGCAAAAGAGAACAAAGGATATGCTGACCCTGAAGCATCATTTACCACAGGAAATATTTCCGGTATTACAAACTCAAACCAATATCCATCAACTAGAACAGTAGGTTTCACTACTACGATTAATTTTTAA
- a CDS encoding SusD/RagB family nutrient-binding outer membrane lipoprotein, with protein sequence MKKLLIPIFGMTVLTFFNSCSDDFIDVNKNVNEAYTNQTSPKDRLSAAETVIYRTQAVTMNRFGNLMMNAWAGNIYFFASPYGDEFRMRADSQFYNGIWDNLYLGIANYQAIIDHPDAANYPHHVAIAKIMKAYYMQMIVDLYNDAPYSEAFKGQALKNPKYDKGKDIYKALIGELKQSMTLLNQTPTKSTYNLIAAEDPIFSASSATPTSLDNWRKMANTVKLKMLVRLSKCTDPEVITWRNAELQTMSSSPADYISADVRINPGYNAASSVQRNPYYQSYGRIDIDANDYNPTWRQTFASDHIIKSLTGQTSLTSGVTDARLGRLFIANAMSSPNISPANYVGQVQGGGKIAGADEGTFAMLGLFMSYNSGANTPTVLSQLPGYVLTLSEVKFLQAEAALVYPTYLTFNAQTSFNDAVTASFVTFGSTTAAATSYLAAVSTKPGVGWAATTDKIQAIQYQKWIALTNINPTETYISYTKTGYPVLPMPVGSYYPTRPKRLMYAQSEFISNTANVPNPSIDDMYSINQYSPFWLK encoded by the coding sequence ATGAAAAAGTTATTAATACCTATATTTGGAATGACTGTATTGACATTTTTTAATTCATGCAGTGATGATTTCATAGACGTAAATAAAAACGTAAACGAAGCATATACAAATCAGACGTCTCCCAAGGACAGGTTATCTGCCGCTGAAACTGTAATTTATAGAACGCAGGCTGTTACTATGAATAGATTTGGTAATTTGATGATGAATGCGTGGGCTGGAAATATTTACTTTTTCGCTTCACCATATGGAGATGAATTCAGAATGAGAGCGGATTCTCAATTCTATAATGGAATTTGGGATAATTTATATTTAGGCATAGCTAATTATCAGGCAATTATAGACCATCCAGATGCTGCTAATTATCCGCATCATGTTGCTATCGCCAAAATTATGAAAGCCTATTACATGCAGATGATTGTAGATCTTTACAATGATGCTCCCTACAGTGAAGCTTTCAAAGGACAGGCTTTAAAAAATCCTAAATATGATAAAGGTAAAGATATTTATAAGGCATTAATAGGTGAGCTTAAGCAATCTATGACTCTACTTAATCAAACTCCTACAAAGTCTACTTATAATTTAATTGCTGCAGAAGATCCTATTTTTTCAGCTAGTTCTGCTACACCAACCAGCTTGGATAACTGGAGAAAAATGGCTAATACTGTAAAACTTAAAATGTTGGTAAGGCTTTCTAAGTGTACCGATCCCGAAGTTATTACATGGAGAAATGCAGAACTTCAGACAATGTCTTCTTCTCCGGCAGATTATATTTCAGCTGATGTAAGAATTAATCCAGGTTATAATGCAGCATCTTCTGTTCAGAGAAATCCATATTATCAATCATATGGAAGGATTGATATCGATGCTAATGACTACAACCCAACATGGAGACAAACATTTGCTTCTGATCATATTATTAAATCTTTAACAGGTCAAACTTCTTTGACATCAGGTGTTACAGACGCAAGATTAGGTAGATTATTTATAGCTAATGCGATGAGTTCTCCTAATATTTCTCCAGCTAACTATGTAGGTCAAGTTCAGGGCGGAGGCAAGATTGCTGGTGCTGATGAAGGAACATTTGCAATGTTAGGTTTATTCATGAGTTATAATAGTGGAGCAAATACCCCTACCGTTTTATCTCAACTACCTGGATATGTATTAACTTTATCTGAAGTTAAATTCCTACAAGCTGAAGCAGCTCTTGTTTATCCAACTTATTTAACATTTAATGCACAAACTAGTTTTAATGATGCTGTAACAGCTTCGTTTGTGACATTTGGTTCTACCACTGCTGCTGCGACAAGTTATTTAGCTGCGGTATCAACGAAGCCAGGTGTTGGTTGGGCTGCTACAACGGATAAGATTCAGGCGATTCAATATCAAAAATGGATTGCATTGACAAACATTAATCCTACAGAAACTTATATCAGTTACACAAAAACTGGATACCCTGTATTGCCAATGCCTGTTGGATCATATTATCCAACTAGACCAAAAAGATTGATGTACGCACAATCAGAATTTATTTCAAATACGGCTAATGTACCAAACCCAAGTATTGATGATATGTATTCAATAAATCAATACTCACCTTTCTGGTTAAAATAA